In Myxocyprinus asiaticus isolate MX2 ecotype Aquarium Trade chromosome 16, UBuf_Myxa_2, whole genome shotgun sequence, a single window of DNA contains:
- the LOC127453874 gene encoding type II inositol 1,4,5-trisphosphate 5-phosphatase-like isoform X2, with amino-acid sequence MIIKRKTMRNLQDVYEQYSKEEPKFDWLTKYRKVSKGARSLRKSLPSIVSKTSRMSRVKRSERSNTADNSGLNGDKEQNRGDGGYESQERVRGEVRDDLIRSSQPILANKAQMLGMPQFGLQDNLIKCELLKNEDAYTYIHNYSFFLGTYNVNGQNPKESLSPWLGSTPNPPDFYLVGFQELDLSKEVFLFNDTPKEPEWMLAVYKGLHPDAKYTFVKLMRLVGIMLLFYAKAEHATHISEVEAESVGTGVMWRMGNKGAVAIRFRFHNSDICVVNSHLAAHTEDYERRNQDFKDICRRMQFGQQDPTLQALTIMKHNVVLWLGDLNYRISDLEVNHVKDLIAKKDFESLYNHDQLKRQMDEEVVFVGFNEGEIDFQPTYKYDIGSDHWDTSEKCRVPAWCDRILWRGKNIQQLHYQSHMTLKTSDHKPVSSLLEIGIKVVNEESYNKTFVEIVRQIDRLENDCIPSVSLSQSEFHFKDVKFMQHQAQTVTVHNDGQEPCHFEFIQKLDEPAYCKPWLTANPAKGFLAQGASVDIDLELFVNCSTAPELNSGQQKLEDILVLHLERGKDYFISIIASYLPSCFGSSLGTLCLLREPIQDMPPDTIRELSMKANNQVSDPEADKPQEIPKEVWMMVDHLFRFAIKQEDLFQQPGLRSEFEEIRDCLDTGSSDTLPGSNHSVAEAFLLFLDALPEPVIPFSFYQQCLDCSSDSSQCRQIISKLPHCHKNVFNYVMAFLRELLKHSAHNSVDVNILAPVFASLLLRSPTNQNITEKRKAKEFLHHFLVHSPSDRGIHDKLPE; translated from the exons ATGATCATTAAGAGGAAAACTATGAGAAATTTGCAAG ATGTCTATGAGCAATATTCAAAGGAAGAACCGAAATTTGACTGGCTCACCAAGTACCGTAAGGTGTCTAAAGGGGCTCGATCACTAAGAAAGTCTTTACCATCAATTGTTTCAAAAACTTCCAGAATGAGTCGGGTTAAGAGATCAG AGAGATCAAACACAGCTGACAACAGTGGACTGAACGGAGACAAAGAGCAGAATAGAGGAGACGGCGGCTATGAAAG TCAGGAGCGAGTGCGGGGCGAGGTTAGAGATGACCTGATCCGATCATCACAGCCCATCCTGGCAAATAAAGCTCAGATGCTCGGGATGCCTCAGTTCGGTCTGCAGGATAACCTCATCAAATGTGAGCTCCTCAAGAACGAGGACGCCTACACCTACATCCACAACTACAG CTTTTTCCTGGGCACCTACAATGTGAATGGCCAGAATCCAAAGGAAAGTCTCAGTCCTTGGCTGGGATCCACTCCAAACCCTCCGGACTTTTACCTAGTGGG TTTCCAGGAGCTGGACCTTAGTAAGGAGGTGTTTCTCTTCAATGATACTCCTAAAGAACCAGAGTGGATGTTGGCTGTCTACAAGGGTCTTCATCCAGATGCCAAGTACACTTTT GTGAAGCTGATGCGGTTGGTGGGCATCATGCTGTTGTTCTATGCGAAGGCGGAGCATGCAACACACATCTCTGAGGTGGAGGCGGAGTCTGTCGGCACAGGTGTCATGTGGCGAATG GGTAATAAAGGTGCAGTGGCCATTCGCTTCCGATTCCATAACTCGGACATCTGTGTGGTAAACTCGCACCTCGCTGCACACACCGAAGACTACGAAAGACGCAATCAGGACTTCAAGGATATCTGCCGCAGGATGCAATTCGGACAGCAGGACCCCACATTACAAGCCCTCACTATCATGAAACACAA TGTTGTGTTATGGCTGGGAGATCTAAACTACAGAATAAGTGACCTTGAAGTTAATCACGTGAAGGACCTAATAGCAAAAAAGGATTTTGAGAGCCTGTATAATCATGACCAG TTAAAGAGGCAGATGGATGAGGAGGTTGTGTTTGTGGGCTTCAACGAGGGAGAGATTGATTTCCAACCCACCTATAAATATGACATTGGCTCAGATCACTGGGACACAAG TGAGAAGTGTCGAGTGCCGGCGTGGTGTGACCGCATCCTGTGGAGGGGCAAGAACATTCAACAGCTTCATTATCAGAGTCACATGACTCTGAAGACCAGTGACCACAAACCCGTCAGCTCTCTGCTGGAGATCGGG ATTAAGGTGGTGAACGAAGAGTCCTACAATAAGACATTTGTAGAGATCGTGAGACAAATTGACAGACTGGAAAATGATTGTATTCCTTCAGTGTCTCTGTCTCAGAGTGAG TTTCACTTCAAGGATGTGAAGTTTATGCAGCATCAGGCTCAGACTGTGACTGTTCACAATGACGGACAGGAGCCGTGTCACTTTGAGTTCATTCAGAAGCTGGATGAGCCCGCCTACTGCAAGCCCTGGTTAACAGCAAACCCAGCCAAAGGCTTCCTGGCTCAGG GTGCCAGTGTGGACATTGATCTGGAGTTGTTTGTGAATTGCTCTACGGCTCCAGAGCTGAATTCAGGCCAGCAGAAGCTTGAAGACATCCTGGTTCTTCATCTGGAGCGAGGCAAAGACTACTTCATCTCCATCATAGCCTCATACCTGCCAAGCTGCTTCGGCTCTTCTCTTGGTACACTGTGTCTGCTGAGAGAACCCATCCAGGACATGCCACCCGACACCATCAGAGAGCTG AGTATGAAGGCAAATAATCAAGTGAGTGACCCAGAGGCTGACAAACCTCAAGAAATCCCGAAGGAGGTATGGATGATGGTGGACCATCTCTTCCGTTTCGCAATAAAACAG GAAGATCTCTTTCAGCAGCCTGGCTTGCGCAGTGAGTTTGAGGAGATTCGGGATTGTCTGGACACAGGCAGCTCAGACACTCTCC CTGGTAGTAACCACTCAGTGGCTGAAGCTTTTCTGCTGTTCCTTGATGCTCTTCCTGAGCCGGTGATCCCTTTCTCTTTCTACCAGCAGTGCTTGGACTGCTCCTCTGACAGCAGCCAGTGCAGACAG ATCATTTCCAAGTTACCTCattgtcataaaaatgtttttaactatGTAATGGCCTTTCTGCGAGAGTTGTTGAAGCACTCTGCACACAATAGTGTGGACGTCAATATTTTAG CCCCAGTCTTCGCTAGCCTTTTGCTCAGGTCGCCCACAAACCAAAATATTACAGAGAAAAGGAAGGCAAAGGAGTTTTTACATCATTTCTTGGTCCACAGCCCCTCTGACAGAGGCATTCACGACAAATTACCTGAATAA
- the LOC127453874 gene encoding type II inositol 1,4,5-trisphosphate 5-phosphatase-like isoform X3, with product MTSPSPDDIQRSNTADNSGLNGDKEQNRGDGGYESQERVRGEVRDDLIRSSQPILANKAQMLGMPQFGLQDNLIKCELLKNEDAYTYIHNYSFFLGTYNVNGQNPKESLSPWLGSTPNPPDFYLVGFQELDLSKEVFLFNDTPKEPEWMLAVYKGLHPDAKYTFVKLMRLVGIMLLFYAKAEHATHISEVEAESVGTGVMWRMGNKGAVAIRFRFHNSDICVVNSHLAAHTEDYERRNQDFKDICRRMQFGQQDPTLQALTIMKHNVVLWLGDLNYRISDLEVNHVKDLIAKKDFESLYNHDQLKRQMDEEVVFVGFNEGEIDFQPTYKYDIGSDHWDTSEKCRVPAWCDRILWRGKNIQQLHYQSHMTLKTSDHKPVSSLLEIGIKVVNEESYNKTFVEIVRQIDRLENDCIPSVSLSQSEFHFKDVKFMQHQAQTVTVHNDGQEPCHFEFIQKLDEPAYCKPWLTANPAKGFLAQGASVDIDLELFVNCSTAPELNSGQQKLEDILVLHLERGKDYFISIIASYLPSCFGSSLGTLCLLREPIQDMPPDTIRELSMKANNQVSDPEADKPQEIPKEVWMMVDHLFRFAIKQEDLFQQPGLRSEFEEIRDCLDTGSSDTLPGSNHSVAEAFLLFLDALPEPVIPFSFYQQCLDCSSDSSQCRQIISKLPHCHKNVFNYVMAFLRELLKHSAHNSVDVNILAPVFASLLLRSPTNQNITEKRKAKEFLHHFLVHSPSDRGIHDKLPE from the exons ATGACATCACCATCACCAGATGATATAC AGAGATCAAACACAGCTGACAACAGTGGACTGAACGGAGACAAAGAGCAGAATAGAGGAGACGGCGGCTATGAAAG TCAGGAGCGAGTGCGGGGCGAGGTTAGAGATGACCTGATCCGATCATCACAGCCCATCCTGGCAAATAAAGCTCAGATGCTCGGGATGCCTCAGTTCGGTCTGCAGGATAACCTCATCAAATGTGAGCTCCTCAAGAACGAGGACGCCTACACCTACATCCACAACTACAG CTTTTTCCTGGGCACCTACAATGTGAATGGCCAGAATCCAAAGGAAAGTCTCAGTCCTTGGCTGGGATCCACTCCAAACCCTCCGGACTTTTACCTAGTGGG TTTCCAGGAGCTGGACCTTAGTAAGGAGGTGTTTCTCTTCAATGATACTCCTAAAGAACCAGAGTGGATGTTGGCTGTCTACAAGGGTCTTCATCCAGATGCCAAGTACACTTTT GTGAAGCTGATGCGGTTGGTGGGCATCATGCTGTTGTTCTATGCGAAGGCGGAGCATGCAACACACATCTCTGAGGTGGAGGCGGAGTCTGTCGGCACAGGTGTCATGTGGCGAATG GGTAATAAAGGTGCAGTGGCCATTCGCTTCCGATTCCATAACTCGGACATCTGTGTGGTAAACTCGCACCTCGCTGCACACACCGAAGACTACGAAAGACGCAATCAGGACTTCAAGGATATCTGCCGCAGGATGCAATTCGGACAGCAGGACCCCACATTACAAGCCCTCACTATCATGAAACACAA TGTTGTGTTATGGCTGGGAGATCTAAACTACAGAATAAGTGACCTTGAAGTTAATCACGTGAAGGACCTAATAGCAAAAAAGGATTTTGAGAGCCTGTATAATCATGACCAG TTAAAGAGGCAGATGGATGAGGAGGTTGTGTTTGTGGGCTTCAACGAGGGAGAGATTGATTTCCAACCCACCTATAAATATGACATTGGCTCAGATCACTGGGACACAAG TGAGAAGTGTCGAGTGCCGGCGTGGTGTGACCGCATCCTGTGGAGGGGCAAGAACATTCAACAGCTTCATTATCAGAGTCACATGACTCTGAAGACCAGTGACCACAAACCCGTCAGCTCTCTGCTGGAGATCGGG ATTAAGGTGGTGAACGAAGAGTCCTACAATAAGACATTTGTAGAGATCGTGAGACAAATTGACAGACTGGAAAATGATTGTATTCCTTCAGTGTCTCTGTCTCAGAGTGAG TTTCACTTCAAGGATGTGAAGTTTATGCAGCATCAGGCTCAGACTGTGACTGTTCACAATGACGGACAGGAGCCGTGTCACTTTGAGTTCATTCAGAAGCTGGATGAGCCCGCCTACTGCAAGCCCTGGTTAACAGCAAACCCAGCCAAAGGCTTCCTGGCTCAGG GTGCCAGTGTGGACATTGATCTGGAGTTGTTTGTGAATTGCTCTACGGCTCCAGAGCTGAATTCAGGCCAGCAGAAGCTTGAAGACATCCTGGTTCTTCATCTGGAGCGAGGCAAAGACTACTTCATCTCCATCATAGCCTCATACCTGCCAAGCTGCTTCGGCTCTTCTCTTGGTACACTGTGTCTGCTGAGAGAACCCATCCAGGACATGCCACCCGACACCATCAGAGAGCTG AGTATGAAGGCAAATAATCAAGTGAGTGACCCAGAGGCTGACAAACCTCAAGAAATCCCGAAGGAGGTATGGATGATGGTGGACCATCTCTTCCGTTTCGCAATAAAACAG GAAGATCTCTTTCAGCAGCCTGGCTTGCGCAGTGAGTTTGAGGAGATTCGGGATTGTCTGGACACAGGCAGCTCAGACACTCTCC CTGGTAGTAACCACTCAGTGGCTGAAGCTTTTCTGCTGTTCCTTGATGCTCTTCCTGAGCCGGTGATCCCTTTCTCTTTCTACCAGCAGTGCTTGGACTGCTCCTCTGACAGCAGCCAGTGCAGACAG ATCATTTCCAAGTTACCTCattgtcataaaaatgtttttaactatGTAATGGCCTTTCTGCGAGAGTTGTTGAAGCACTCTGCACACAATAGTGTGGACGTCAATATTTTAG CCCCAGTCTTCGCTAGCCTTTTGCTCAGGTCGCCCACAAACCAAAATATTACAGAGAAAAGGAAGGCAAAGGAGTTTTTACATCATTTCTTGGTCCACAGCCCCTCTGACAGAGGCATTCACGACAAATTACCTGAATAA
- the LOC127453874 gene encoding type II inositol 1,4,5-trisphosphate 5-phosphatase-like isoform X4, with the protein MSNATRLNERSNTADNSGLNGDKEQNRGDGGYESQERVRGEVRDDLIRSSQPILANKAQMLGMPQFGLQDNLIKCELLKNEDAYTYIHNYSFFLGTYNVNGQNPKESLSPWLGSTPNPPDFYLVGFQELDLSKEVFLFNDTPKEPEWMLAVYKGLHPDAKYTFVKLMRLVGIMLLFYAKAEHATHISEVEAESVGTGVMWRMGNKGAVAIRFRFHNSDICVVNSHLAAHTEDYERRNQDFKDICRRMQFGQQDPTLQALTIMKHNVVLWLGDLNYRISDLEVNHVKDLIAKKDFESLYNHDQLKRQMDEEVVFVGFNEGEIDFQPTYKYDIGSDHWDTSEKCRVPAWCDRILWRGKNIQQLHYQSHMTLKTSDHKPVSSLLEIGIKVVNEESYNKTFVEIVRQIDRLENDCIPSVSLSQSEFHFKDVKFMQHQAQTVTVHNDGQEPCHFEFIQKLDEPAYCKPWLTANPAKGFLAQGASVDIDLELFVNCSTAPELNSGQQKLEDILVLHLERGKDYFISIIASYLPSCFGSSLGTLCLLREPIQDMPPDTIRELSMKANNQVSDPEADKPQEIPKEVWMMVDHLFRFAIKQEDLFQQPGLRSEFEEIRDCLDTGSSDTLPGSNHSVAEAFLLFLDALPEPVIPFSFYQQCLDCSSDSSQCRQIISKLPHCHKNVFNYVMAFLRELLKHSAHNSVDVNILAPVFASLLLRSPTNQNITEKRKAKEFLHHFLVHSPSDRGIHDKLPE; encoded by the exons ATGTCTAATGCGACTCGATTAAATG AGAGATCAAACACAGCTGACAACAGTGGACTGAACGGAGACAAAGAGCAGAATAGAGGAGACGGCGGCTATGAAAG TCAGGAGCGAGTGCGGGGCGAGGTTAGAGATGACCTGATCCGATCATCACAGCCCATCCTGGCAAATAAAGCTCAGATGCTCGGGATGCCTCAGTTCGGTCTGCAGGATAACCTCATCAAATGTGAGCTCCTCAAGAACGAGGACGCCTACACCTACATCCACAACTACAG CTTTTTCCTGGGCACCTACAATGTGAATGGCCAGAATCCAAAGGAAAGTCTCAGTCCTTGGCTGGGATCCACTCCAAACCCTCCGGACTTTTACCTAGTGGG TTTCCAGGAGCTGGACCTTAGTAAGGAGGTGTTTCTCTTCAATGATACTCCTAAAGAACCAGAGTGGATGTTGGCTGTCTACAAGGGTCTTCATCCAGATGCCAAGTACACTTTT GTGAAGCTGATGCGGTTGGTGGGCATCATGCTGTTGTTCTATGCGAAGGCGGAGCATGCAACACACATCTCTGAGGTGGAGGCGGAGTCTGTCGGCACAGGTGTCATGTGGCGAATG GGTAATAAAGGTGCAGTGGCCATTCGCTTCCGATTCCATAACTCGGACATCTGTGTGGTAAACTCGCACCTCGCTGCACACACCGAAGACTACGAAAGACGCAATCAGGACTTCAAGGATATCTGCCGCAGGATGCAATTCGGACAGCAGGACCCCACATTACAAGCCCTCACTATCATGAAACACAA TGTTGTGTTATGGCTGGGAGATCTAAACTACAGAATAAGTGACCTTGAAGTTAATCACGTGAAGGACCTAATAGCAAAAAAGGATTTTGAGAGCCTGTATAATCATGACCAG TTAAAGAGGCAGATGGATGAGGAGGTTGTGTTTGTGGGCTTCAACGAGGGAGAGATTGATTTCCAACCCACCTATAAATATGACATTGGCTCAGATCACTGGGACACAAG TGAGAAGTGTCGAGTGCCGGCGTGGTGTGACCGCATCCTGTGGAGGGGCAAGAACATTCAACAGCTTCATTATCAGAGTCACATGACTCTGAAGACCAGTGACCACAAACCCGTCAGCTCTCTGCTGGAGATCGGG ATTAAGGTGGTGAACGAAGAGTCCTACAATAAGACATTTGTAGAGATCGTGAGACAAATTGACAGACTGGAAAATGATTGTATTCCTTCAGTGTCTCTGTCTCAGAGTGAG TTTCACTTCAAGGATGTGAAGTTTATGCAGCATCAGGCTCAGACTGTGACTGTTCACAATGACGGACAGGAGCCGTGTCACTTTGAGTTCATTCAGAAGCTGGATGAGCCCGCCTACTGCAAGCCCTGGTTAACAGCAAACCCAGCCAAAGGCTTCCTGGCTCAGG GTGCCAGTGTGGACATTGATCTGGAGTTGTTTGTGAATTGCTCTACGGCTCCAGAGCTGAATTCAGGCCAGCAGAAGCTTGAAGACATCCTGGTTCTTCATCTGGAGCGAGGCAAAGACTACTTCATCTCCATCATAGCCTCATACCTGCCAAGCTGCTTCGGCTCTTCTCTTGGTACACTGTGTCTGCTGAGAGAACCCATCCAGGACATGCCACCCGACACCATCAGAGAGCTG AGTATGAAGGCAAATAATCAAGTGAGTGACCCAGAGGCTGACAAACCTCAAGAAATCCCGAAGGAGGTATGGATGATGGTGGACCATCTCTTCCGTTTCGCAATAAAACAG GAAGATCTCTTTCAGCAGCCTGGCTTGCGCAGTGAGTTTGAGGAGATTCGGGATTGTCTGGACACAGGCAGCTCAGACACTCTCC CTGGTAGTAACCACTCAGTGGCTGAAGCTTTTCTGCTGTTCCTTGATGCTCTTCCTGAGCCGGTGATCCCTTTCTCTTTCTACCAGCAGTGCTTGGACTGCTCCTCTGACAGCAGCCAGTGCAGACAG ATCATTTCCAAGTTACCTCattgtcataaaaatgtttttaactatGTAATGGCCTTTCTGCGAGAGTTGTTGAAGCACTCTGCACACAATAGTGTGGACGTCAATATTTTAG CCCCAGTCTTCGCTAGCCTTTTGCTCAGGTCGCCCACAAACCAAAATATTACAGAGAAAAGGAAGGCAAAGGAGTTTTTACATCATTTCTTGGTCCACAGCCCCTCTGACAGAGGCATTCACGACAAATTACCTGAATAA
- the LOC127453874 gene encoding type II inositol 1,4,5-trisphosphate 5-phosphatase-like isoform X1, with product MGLVEQYKEHALFLYSHRRMAITIDDVTLDEIIPISYDISVVEVSSPDELAVVGADTRVQVKFFEEELELRLPFGSHTRLFLSEVTRAWSDVYEQYSKEEPKFDWLTKYRKVSKGARSLRKSLPSIVSKTSRMSRVKRSERSNTADNSGLNGDKEQNRGDGGYESQERVRGEVRDDLIRSSQPILANKAQMLGMPQFGLQDNLIKCELLKNEDAYTYIHNYSFFLGTYNVNGQNPKESLSPWLGSTPNPPDFYLVGFQELDLSKEVFLFNDTPKEPEWMLAVYKGLHPDAKYTFVKLMRLVGIMLLFYAKAEHATHISEVEAESVGTGVMWRMGNKGAVAIRFRFHNSDICVVNSHLAAHTEDYERRNQDFKDICRRMQFGQQDPTLQALTIMKHNVVLWLGDLNYRISDLEVNHVKDLIAKKDFESLYNHDQLKRQMDEEVVFVGFNEGEIDFQPTYKYDIGSDHWDTSEKCRVPAWCDRILWRGKNIQQLHYQSHMTLKTSDHKPVSSLLEIGIKVVNEESYNKTFVEIVRQIDRLENDCIPSVSLSQSEFHFKDVKFMQHQAQTVTVHNDGQEPCHFEFIQKLDEPAYCKPWLTANPAKGFLAQGASVDIDLELFVNCSTAPELNSGQQKLEDILVLHLERGKDYFISIIASYLPSCFGSSLGTLCLLREPIQDMPPDTIRELSMKANNQVSDPEADKPQEIPKEVWMMVDHLFRFAIKQEDLFQQPGLRSEFEEIRDCLDTGSSDTLPGSNHSVAEAFLLFLDALPEPVIPFSFYQQCLDCSSDSSQCRQIISKLPHCHKNVFNYVMAFLRELLKHSAHNSVDVNILAPVFASLLLRSPTNQNITEKRKAKEFLHHFLVHSPSDRGIHDKLPE from the exons ATGGGATTGGTGGAGCAATACAAGGAACATGC GTTATTCCTATACTCCCACAGAAGAATGGCCATCACGATTGATGATGTCACACTAGATGAAATCATTCCCATTTCTTATGACATTTCAGTTGTTGAAG TTTCATCTCCGGATGAGCTTGCTGTAGTTG GTGCAGATACTCGGGTGCAAGTTAAGTTTTTTGAAGAGGAGTTAGAGCTGAGGTTACCTTTTGGTTCACACACCCGTCTGTTCCTCAGTGAAGTTACTAGAGCATGGAGTG ATGTCTATGAGCAATATTCAAAGGAAGAACCGAAATTTGACTGGCTCACCAAGTACCGTAAGGTGTCTAAAGGGGCTCGATCACTAAGAAAGTCTTTACCATCAATTGTTTCAAAAACTTCCAGAATGAGTCGGGTTAAGAGATCAG AGAGATCAAACACAGCTGACAACAGTGGACTGAACGGAGACAAAGAGCAGAATAGAGGAGACGGCGGCTATGAAAG TCAGGAGCGAGTGCGGGGCGAGGTTAGAGATGACCTGATCCGATCATCACAGCCCATCCTGGCAAATAAAGCTCAGATGCTCGGGATGCCTCAGTTCGGTCTGCAGGATAACCTCATCAAATGTGAGCTCCTCAAGAACGAGGACGCCTACACCTACATCCACAACTACAG CTTTTTCCTGGGCACCTACAATGTGAATGGCCAGAATCCAAAGGAAAGTCTCAGTCCTTGGCTGGGATCCACTCCAAACCCTCCGGACTTTTACCTAGTGGG TTTCCAGGAGCTGGACCTTAGTAAGGAGGTGTTTCTCTTCAATGATACTCCTAAAGAACCAGAGTGGATGTTGGCTGTCTACAAGGGTCTTCATCCAGATGCCAAGTACACTTTT GTGAAGCTGATGCGGTTGGTGGGCATCATGCTGTTGTTCTATGCGAAGGCGGAGCATGCAACACACATCTCTGAGGTGGAGGCGGAGTCTGTCGGCACAGGTGTCATGTGGCGAATG GGTAATAAAGGTGCAGTGGCCATTCGCTTCCGATTCCATAACTCGGACATCTGTGTGGTAAACTCGCACCTCGCTGCACACACCGAAGACTACGAAAGACGCAATCAGGACTTCAAGGATATCTGCCGCAGGATGCAATTCGGACAGCAGGACCCCACATTACAAGCCCTCACTATCATGAAACACAA TGTTGTGTTATGGCTGGGAGATCTAAACTACAGAATAAGTGACCTTGAAGTTAATCACGTGAAGGACCTAATAGCAAAAAAGGATTTTGAGAGCCTGTATAATCATGACCAG TTAAAGAGGCAGATGGATGAGGAGGTTGTGTTTGTGGGCTTCAACGAGGGAGAGATTGATTTCCAACCCACCTATAAATATGACATTGGCTCAGATCACTGGGACACAAG TGAGAAGTGTCGAGTGCCGGCGTGGTGTGACCGCATCCTGTGGAGGGGCAAGAACATTCAACAGCTTCATTATCAGAGTCACATGACTCTGAAGACCAGTGACCACAAACCCGTCAGCTCTCTGCTGGAGATCGGG ATTAAGGTGGTGAACGAAGAGTCCTACAATAAGACATTTGTAGAGATCGTGAGACAAATTGACAGACTGGAAAATGATTGTATTCCTTCAGTGTCTCTGTCTCAGAGTGAG TTTCACTTCAAGGATGTGAAGTTTATGCAGCATCAGGCTCAGACTGTGACTGTTCACAATGACGGACAGGAGCCGTGTCACTTTGAGTTCATTCAGAAGCTGGATGAGCCCGCCTACTGCAAGCCCTGGTTAACAGCAAACCCAGCCAAAGGCTTCCTGGCTCAGG GTGCCAGTGTGGACATTGATCTGGAGTTGTTTGTGAATTGCTCTACGGCTCCAGAGCTGAATTCAGGCCAGCAGAAGCTTGAAGACATCCTGGTTCTTCATCTGGAGCGAGGCAAAGACTACTTCATCTCCATCATAGCCTCATACCTGCCAAGCTGCTTCGGCTCTTCTCTTGGTACACTGTGTCTGCTGAGAGAACCCATCCAGGACATGCCACCCGACACCATCAGAGAGCTG AGTATGAAGGCAAATAATCAAGTGAGTGACCCAGAGGCTGACAAACCTCAAGAAATCCCGAAGGAGGTATGGATGATGGTGGACCATCTCTTCCGTTTCGCAATAAAACAG GAAGATCTCTTTCAGCAGCCTGGCTTGCGCAGTGAGTTTGAGGAGATTCGGGATTGTCTGGACACAGGCAGCTCAGACACTCTCC CTGGTAGTAACCACTCAGTGGCTGAAGCTTTTCTGCTGTTCCTTGATGCTCTTCCTGAGCCGGTGATCCCTTTCTCTTTCTACCAGCAGTGCTTGGACTGCTCCTCTGACAGCAGCCAGTGCAGACAG ATCATTTCCAAGTTACCTCattgtcataaaaatgtttttaactatGTAATGGCCTTTCTGCGAGAGTTGTTGAAGCACTCTGCACACAATAGTGTGGACGTCAATATTTTAG CCCCAGTCTTCGCTAGCCTTTTGCTCAGGTCGCCCACAAACCAAAATATTACAGAGAAAAGGAAGGCAAAGGAGTTTTTACATCATTTCTTGGTCCACAGCCCCTCTGACAGAGGCATTCACGACAAATTACCTGAATAA